From the Methylomonas sp. MK1 genome, one window contains:
- a CDS encoding SbcC/MukB-like Walker B domain-containing protein → MRILNIVFKNINSLEGEGRVDFDQGPIADSGVFAITGPNGSGKTSILDVITLGLYGETFRFDKPAEHVITKQANDSFAQVEFALDGERFRSSWHVKRPADANHDQVLQPEMSLTKLNDDSELLARTPNTVRTKIAELTGMDFHKFSKSMVLPQGDFAAFLNALDSERMDILEKISGTHIYAEYRQRTEDNFHKSLKRLTQLQQDIDLIPLLSPEALQAGEQDLQDFKDQVAELKIQQKQLQQQLLTIENIHSLEGRQRQLLEKSKKVEAQIKLLQDDFQKIADFQQATQFREEVILLDGKQGQIVQSQATLDAYRQELNALQRQLGADVSNAIAPSLSGKSIEEQKQAIDALKLKVGDLKLELPREAELVQTLQQQLDERKASLAEIDGWLQEHQVDASLQSDFPDVVQLRNLRTELAELAGKQKTQANRTKNTAAALKKNQTALRDTKTAVAELSERIEAARKTLLELAQGKSFEELKELLVEQQTRVNDFQELHSLAAVNAKFTKKSFFSWFSRSKAPELPDEARLQARLDVLRDEMDREENIGKALEQAVLNEALLKKYSGDRGKLVDGKPCFLCGSLDHPYVSKPPIQTNSKKALVDQRGKMQALKAAIDSVSGQLAVAKKQGTQLSARQQRLQQMRSQWLVLSNRLNVVSAELDINNLSLQKRLWDAETQELEKIKNLVNDHAQLQRNVAKWTAEVEAKQALVEKLTASVEQLDATWRNRPQEYIESEQLFAGRTAEQKALLDKLEKQLALLGEKLPGKGKENIVFDKLNTRRQDYQIRELRQKGLLEEIASLQDRLHASQAKIASYQEQMAGALSSLQTEESLGLHLLILEKQKLIVELERQIATQQLELDAMRRVLANKIAGGVFADVDRLRSALELIDRRAEIEQTLEQHNTQLAAIGEEVAELAVELQNELAVMPPHLNEADILAMQRQLSQKIDIAEQEVATLNTKLDKQSSYQEKHQSLQALLAEQLVIHAQAEAEMKLINDEQGGFRRRIQQLLVDNLLSQANRILEKLSGRYYIRSLASNNGLALEVEDTKQKNLRRLPKTLSGGESFVVSLALALALSEIANNGKAIDSLFLDEGFGNLDAEALYLAMSALEGLKTQGKTVGVISHVEAVKKRIKTQIELVKKANGMSELKMVA, encoded by the coding sequence ATGCGGATACTCAATATAGTCTTTAAAAATATCAATTCACTGGAAGGCGAGGGGCGAGTCGATTTCGACCAGGGGCCGATTGCCGATAGCGGTGTGTTTGCCATCACCGGGCCCAACGGTTCGGGCAAGACCAGTATCCTCGATGTCATCACGCTAGGCCTATACGGTGAAACATTTCGTTTCGACAAGCCTGCTGAGCATGTAATCACCAAGCAGGCAAACGATAGCTTCGCACAGGTTGAATTTGCTTTGGATGGCGAAAGGTTTCGTTCCTCTTGGCATGTAAAACGGCCTGCTGATGCTAATCACGATCAGGTCTTACAGCCGGAAATGAGCTTGACTAAGCTAAACGATGATTCGGAGTTACTAGCCAGGACACCAAATACAGTACGGACCAAAATTGCCGAATTGACGGGCATGGACTTTCATAAATTCAGCAAATCCATGGTCTTGCCGCAGGGCGACTTTGCTGCTTTTTTGAATGCGCTAGATAGCGAGCGCATGGACATTCTCGAAAAAATCAGCGGTACCCACATCTATGCCGAGTATCGCCAGCGGACTGAAGATAACTTTCATAAATCGCTTAAGCGTTTAACACAGCTGCAGCAGGATATTGATCTGATTCCTTTACTCAGTCCGGAAGCCTTGCAAGCCGGTGAGCAAGACTTGCAGGATTTCAAGGATCAAGTTGCTGAGTTAAAAATCCAACAAAAGCAGTTGCAACAGCAACTATTGACAATCGAAAACATTCATTCACTTGAAGGCCGCCAAAGACAACTTCTCGAAAAGTCAAAAAAAGTTGAAGCGCAAATTAAGCTGTTACAAGACGATTTTCAGAAAATTGCCGACTTTCAGCAAGCGACGCAGTTTCGCGAAGAAGTAATTTTATTGGATGGTAAGCAGGGGCAGATTGTCCAAAGTCAGGCGACCTTGGATGCTTATCGTCAGGAGCTGAATGCGCTACAGCGCCAACTCGGCGCAGATGTCAGTAACGCAATTGCCCCAAGCCTGAGCGGTAAAAGTATAGAGGAGCAAAAACAGGCTATTGACGCGCTGAAATTGAAAGTGGGTGATCTGAAGCTGGAGTTGCCGCGTGAAGCCGAACTGGTACAGACGCTACAACAGCAATTGGATGAAAGAAAGGCCAGTCTAGCGGAAATAGACGGCTGGTTGCAAGAACATCAGGTGGACGCTAGTTTGCAGTCTGACTTTCCCGACGTGGTGCAGTTACGTAATCTCCGGACAGAACTGGCGGAGTTGGCCGGTAAGCAGAAGACACAAGCCAATCGGACTAAAAACACGGCAGCGGCGTTGAAAAAAAACCAGACAGCTTTGCGCGATACTAAAACTGCGGTCGCCGAATTGAGTGAGCGTATTGAAGCTGCACGCAAAACCTTGCTGGAGTTGGCGCAAGGCAAAAGTTTCGAGGAGTTGAAGGAATTACTGGTAGAGCAGCAAACACGGGTCAATGATTTTCAGGAGCTACACTCGCTGGCTGCGGTTAACGCCAAATTTACCAAAAAAAGTTTTTTTAGTTGGTTCTCTCGTAGTAAAGCGCCGGAACTACCCGATGAGGCCCGCTTGCAAGCCAGATTGGATGTGTTGCGAGACGAGATGGATCGTGAAGAGAATATCGGCAAAGCACTGGAGCAAGCTGTCCTTAATGAAGCATTGCTGAAAAAATATAGCGGTGATCGCGGCAAGTTAGTTGACGGTAAACCGTGTTTTTTATGTGGTTCATTAGATCATCCTTATGTCTCTAAACCGCCAATCCAAACCAACTCTAAAAAGGCCTTAGTCGATCAGCGCGGCAAGATGCAGGCTTTAAAAGCTGCGATAGATAGTGTCTCCGGCCAGTTGGCAGTAGCAAAAAAGCAAGGCACACAATTGTCAGCGCGTCAGCAAAGACTACAGCAAATGCGCTCGCAATGGTTGGTTTTGAGTAACCGTTTAAATGTCGTCAGTGCAGAGTTGGATATAAACAATTTGTCTTTGCAAAAACGCTTGTGGGACGCAGAAACCCAGGAGTTGGAGAAAATCAAAAACCTGGTCAATGATCACGCGCAGTTGCAGCGTAATGTGGCTAAGTGGACTGCCGAGGTAGAAGCCAAGCAGGCTTTGGTGGAAAAATTAACGGCGTCGGTGGAACAGCTTGATGCGACCTGGCGTAATCGGCCGCAGGAATACATCGAATCGGAACAGCTTTTCGCTGGTCGTACCGCGGAACAAAAAGCGCTTCTAGATAAACTTGAAAAGCAGTTGGCTTTATTGGGTGAGAAGCTCCCTGGAAAAGGCAAAGAAAATATAGTCTTCGATAAGCTCAATACCCGGCGCCAGGATTACCAAATCAGAGAGTTACGTCAGAAAGGCTTGCTCGAGGAAATTGCTAGCTTGCAAGATAGACTGCACGCCAGCCAAGCAAAGATAGCCAGTTATCAAGAACAGATGGCAGGCGCTTTGAGTAGCTTGCAAACTGAAGAATCGCTGGGATTGCATCTGCTTATCTTGGAGAAGCAAAAACTCATTGTAGAACTGGAGCGACAAATAGCTACCCAGCAACTCGAACTGGATGCAATGCGGCGAGTACTGGCTAATAAAATTGCGGGTGGCGTTTTTGCTGATGTAGACAGGTTGCGCTCGGCTTTAGAGCTGATCGATAGACGGGCGGAAATAGAGCAGACACTGGAGCAGCATAATACGCAATTGGCAGCAATCGGCGAAGAAGTGGCTGAACTGGCAGTCGAGTTACAAAATGAATTGGCGGTTATGCCGCCCCACTTAAACGAAGCGGATATTTTAGCAATGCAACGTCAGCTATCCCAGAAAATCGATATTGCTGAACAAGAAGTGGCTACGTTGAATACTAAGCTGGATAAACAATCTTCTTATCAAGAAAAACATCAGAGCCTCCAGGCGCTTTTGGCTGAGCAATTGGTGATACACGCGCAAGCCGAAGCGGAAATGAAGTTGATTAACGACGAGCAGGGTGGTTTCCGGCGGCGTATTCAACAGTTGTTGGTAGATAATTTGTTGTCGCAAGCCAACCGAATTTTGGAAAAACTGAGCGGGCGTTACTATATTCGTAGTTTAGCCAGCAATAACGGGTTAGCGTTGGAGGTTGAAGACACCAAACAAAAAAACCTGCGTCGCTTGCCGAAAACCTTGTCTGGCGGCGAGAGCTTTGTGGTGAGTTTGGCCTTAGCCTTGGCTTTATCCGAGATTGCCAACAATGGCAAGGCTATCGATTCGTTGTTTCTGGATGAGGGCTTTGGCAATTTAGATGCGGAAGCCTTATATCTGGCCATGAGTGCCTTAGAAGGCTTGAAAACTCAAGGTAAAACGGTCGGCGTCATTTCTCATGTCGAAGCGGTCAAAAAGCGCATTAAAACGCAGATCGAATTGGTAAAAAAAGCTAACGGTATGAGCGAGTTGAAAATGGTTGCTTGA
- a CDS encoding exosortase system-associated protein, TIGR04073 family has translation MKRNTRTLATVLLAAFLLTSLPTQAEEAETYGATFGRKLTTGLANIATSSLEIPKNIILINNQSNVIYGFIGGTFKGLLNMGGRIGVGVLDLVSSPIPTQPIVHPLYVWDNFNAETTYGKAFRPSN, from the coding sequence ATGAAACGAAATACCCGCACCCTGGCCACTGTTTTATTGGCAGCTTTCCTATTGACAAGCTTGCCAACCCAGGCGGAAGAGGCCGAAACCTACGGCGCAACCTTCGGGAGAAAATTGACCACCGGCTTGGCGAACATAGCGACATCTTCTCTGGAAATACCGAAAAACATTATTTTAATCAACAATCAAAGCAATGTTATTTACGGCTTTATCGGCGGTACATTTAAAGGATTATTGAACATGGGCGGGAGAATCGGCGTCGGTGTGCTGGATTTGGTTTCCTCGCCAATCCCCACGCAGCCTATCGTCCATCCTTTATATGTTTGGGACAATTTCAACGCTGAAACTACGTACGGCAAAGCCTTCCGCCCCAGCAATTAA
- a CDS encoding Tex family protein, with protein sequence MDVIQRIAEELSVKPQQVAAAAALLDDGATVPFIARYRKEVTGGLDDTQLRNLEERLIYLRELNSRRDSILDTIRSQGKLTPELELAILDADTKTILEDLYLPYKPKRRTKAQIAREAGLEPLADTILDNRSLIPEQIAATYIDAEKGVADVTAALEGARQIIMERISEDAELLTELRERVWNKGILHASVVAGKEAEAVKFKDYFDYSEAINKIPSHRALALFRGRNEDLLSLTLKPAELDQEEHQLCAQFVSQRLQIKDITKPADAWLAETARFAWKIKLFTRIDMDLKLRLREAAEQEAIRVFASNLRDLMLAAPAGPKATMGLDPGIRTGVKVAVVDATGKLLTTETIYPHQPKNQWDQSIAVLAKLIKQHQVQLVSIGNGTASRETDQLVADLMKQHKELNFQKITVSEAGASVYSASELAAKEFPDLDVSLRGAVSIARRLQDPLAELVKIDPKSIGVGQYQHDVNQVQLARMLDTVVEDCVNAVGVDVNTASVALLKQVSGLSSSISENIVAFRDANGPFTNRNQLKKVPRLGDKAFEQAAGFLRIMTGDNPLDASSVHPEAYPVVNAILDDTGKSIPDLIGQSQFLRSLNPANYANANFGVPTVSDILQELEKPGRDPRPEFKSVQFKDGVEKITDLEPGMTLDGVVTNVANFGAFVDIGVHQDGLVHISHLADDFVKDPRSVVKTGDMVKVRVLEVDVARQRISLSMRKNVDAGDVVPKEKPQKTAHKPKPQPVLQNSMSNAFAKALKK encoded by the coding sequence ATGGACGTTATCCAACGCATTGCCGAAGAACTTTCAGTTAAGCCCCAACAAGTCGCCGCTGCCGCCGCCCTACTGGACGATGGGGCCACTGTACCGTTTATTGCTCGTTATCGCAAAGAAGTAACTGGCGGCTTAGACGACACGCAATTGCGAAACCTCGAGGAAAGATTGATATATCTGCGGGAGCTTAACAGCCGACGCGACTCAATTCTCGACACCATTCGCTCGCAAGGAAAGCTCACCCCAGAACTGGAACTAGCGATACTCGACGCCGACACCAAGACAATCTTGGAAGATCTATACCTGCCCTATAAGCCCAAACGCCGCACCAAAGCGCAAATTGCTCGCGAAGCCGGCCTTGAACCATTAGCCGACACCATCTTAGATAATCGCAGCCTAATCCCCGAACAAATCGCAGCTACCTATATCGACGCTGAAAAAGGTGTCGCTGATGTCACGGCGGCCCTGGAGGGCGCCCGTCAGATCATCATGGAGCGTATTTCCGAAGATGCCGAACTACTAACTGAATTGCGTGAACGCGTTTGGAATAAGGGCATCCTGCACGCTAGCGTCGTGGCCGGCAAAGAAGCAGAAGCGGTAAAATTTAAGGACTATTTCGACTACAGCGAAGCGATCAACAAAATTCCATCGCATCGCGCATTAGCTTTGTTCCGGGGCCGCAACGAAGATTTACTATCTTTAACCCTAAAACCGGCAGAACTAGATCAAGAAGAGCATCAATTATGTGCCCAGTTCGTCAGCCAACGCCTGCAAATTAAAGACATAACAAAACCCGCCGATGCCTGGCTAGCCGAGACCGCCCGCTTTGCCTGGAAGATCAAGCTGTTTACCCGCATCGATATGGATCTAAAGCTAAGACTGCGCGAAGCCGCCGAGCAAGAAGCCATTAGAGTATTTGCCAGCAATTTGCGCGACTTGATGCTGGCGGCACCAGCCGGTCCCAAAGCAACCATGGGCCTGGATCCCGGCATTCGCACAGGCGTCAAAGTTGCAGTGGTTGACGCAACCGGTAAGTTGTTGACCACAGAAACCATTTACCCGCATCAACCCAAAAACCAGTGGGATCAATCGATAGCGGTTCTGGCTAAATTGATTAAGCAGCACCAAGTACAGCTGGTAAGTATCGGCAATGGCACTGCTTCTCGGGAAACGGATCAATTGGTTGCGGACTTGATGAAGCAGCATAAAGAGCTGAATTTTCAAAAAATCACAGTTTCCGAAGCCGGCGCGTCGGTCTATTCGGCATCTGAACTGGCTGCTAAGGAATTTCCTGACCTCGACGTATCGTTACGCGGTGCAGTATCGATAGCCCGTAGACTACAAGACCCACTAGCGGAGCTGGTAAAAATCGATCCAAAATCGATAGGCGTTGGTCAATATCAACATGATGTCAACCAGGTGCAGTTGGCTCGTATGCTCGATACCGTGGTAGAGGATTGCGTGAACGCTGTCGGCGTAGACGTCAATACAGCTTCGGTAGCCTTGCTGAAACAAGTATCCGGACTAAGCAGTAGTATCAGTGAAAACATTGTCGCGTTTCGCGATGCCAATGGCCCGTTTACGAACCGCAATCAGCTGAAAAAAGTACCACGCCTAGGCGATAAAGCATTCGAACAAGCCGCCGGCTTTCTCCGAATCATGACCGGCGACAACCCGCTTGACGCCTCGTCCGTTCATCCGGAAGCCTACCCTGTGGTCAATGCAATCCTTGATGATACCGGCAAGTCTATCCCCGACTTGATCGGTCAAAGCCAATTTTTACGCAGCCTGAATCCGGCAAACTATGCCAACGCAAATTTTGGCGTTCCCACCGTCTCGGATATTTTGCAGGAGTTGGAAAAGCCAGGCCGTGACCCGCGCCCGGAGTTTAAAAGCGTACAATTCAAGGATGGGGTCGAAAAAATTACCGATCTAGAACCCGGCATGACACTAGATGGCGTCGTGACCAACGTCGCCAATTTCGGTGCTTTTGTCGATATTGGCGTACACCAAGACGGCTTAGTGCATATCTCGCATTTGGCGGACGACTTTGTCAAGGACCCGCGTAGCGTGGTAAAAACCGGCGATATGGTAAAAGTACGCGTATTGGAAGTCGATGTGGCACGCCAGCGTATATCTCTGAGCATGCGGAAAAACGTCGACGCCGGGGATGTTGTTCCAAAAGAAAAGCCGCAAAAAACCGCTCATAAGCCTAAACCGCAACCCGTGCTACAAAACAGTATGAGCAATGCATTTGCCAAGGCATTGAAAAAGTAA
- a CDS encoding SirB2 family protein, with translation MLKHIHLLFVAVLVISFIGRVALAELKPALLEQKWLKISPHIIASLVLLTGFALVFQGGWLSSEFAWIVAKLLMLVVYIGLGILAIRQSGRTRWLAFGGALFCLYYISKVAVTKQVFFFF, from the coding sequence ATGCTTAAACATATACATCTTCTTTTCGTGGCAGTTTTGGTTATCAGTTTTATCGGTCGAGTGGCGCTCGCCGAGTTAAAGCCAGCTCTGTTGGAGCAGAAATGGCTAAAGATTAGTCCGCACATTATTGCGAGTTTGGTCTTGTTGACTGGATTTGCCTTGGTTTTTCAAGGGGGTTGGTTATCAAGCGAATTTGCTTGGATTGTCGCCAAATTATTGATGTTGGTGGTTTACATAGGCTTGGGGATTTTGGCGATTCGCCAATCGGGACGTACGCGCTGGTTGGCTTTCGGTGGCGCATTGTTTTGTCTGTATTACATCTCCAAGGTCGCTGTGACTAAGCAAGTTTTTTTCTTTTTTTAG
- a CDS encoding septal ring lytic transglycosylase RlpA family protein, translating to MRKTKLTAILLLSASLASFSSVGLAKTERNGFLSLEQSGVASYYSDKMHGQRTANGEFYDKNALTAAHASLPFGSLVRVVNLSNNRSVELRINSRAHKANKRLLDVSKRAASQLGFIQAGLAKVKLEVLRVGDA from the coding sequence ATGCGAAAAACGAAATTGACGGCAATTTTATTGCTTTCAGCGAGTCTAGCGTCTTTTAGCTCTGTAGGTTTAGCGAAAACAGAAAGGAACGGTTTTCTTTCCCTTGAACAAAGCGGCGTCGCATCGTATTACAGCGACAAAATGCATGGTCAGCGGACAGCAAACGGTGAATTTTATGATAAAAACGCATTAACTGCGGCTCATGCGAGCCTGCCGTTTGGTTCTTTGGTGCGTGTCGTTAATCTAAGTAATAATCGTAGTGTCGAGTTGCGGATAAATAGCCGTGCTCACAAAGCCAATAAACGGTTGCTTGATGTATCCAAAAGGGCTGCAAGCCAGCTTGGTTTCATCCAAGCTGGCTTGGCAAAAGTCAAACTTGAAGTTCTGCGTGTAGGCGACGCCTAA
- the purD gene encoding phosphoribosylamine--glycine ligase encodes MNILIVGSGGREHALAWKVRQSAQADNVYVAPGNAGTALEQGINNVDIQADDIEGLLSFAQARDIELTIIGPEVPLVKGIVDRFSAAGLKCFGPTAQAAQLEGSKSFCKDFMIRHSIPTAAYKSFTEVEPAIAYIRENGAPIVVKADGLAAGKGVVVAQSEQQAIDAVQDMLSGNTFGTAGHRVVIEEFLDGEEASFIVIADGLHALAMATSQDHKARDNGDQGPNTGGMGAYSPAPVVTPEIHQRVMDEVILPTLQGMREDGNEYTGFLYAGLMIGKNGSIKVLEYNCRFGDPETQPIMMRLKSDLVELCLAAIDKNLDHTTTEWDERPSLGVVLAAGGYPDDYAKGNPINGLPSDISSDCKVFHAGTKQVGDQVVTAGGRVLCACALGDSITQAQEKAYELCRQIDWQDVYFRTDIGFKAIRSETV; translated from the coding sequence ATGAACATTTTGATCGTAGGTAGTGGCGGCCGAGAACATGCCTTGGCCTGGAAAGTCAGGCAATCCGCACAAGCCGACAACGTCTACGTTGCGCCGGGCAACGCCGGCACTGCCCTGGAACAGGGTATAAACAATGTGGATATTCAAGCCGACGACATCGAAGGATTGCTGAGTTTCGCCCAGGCCCGAGACATAGAGCTAACCATTATTGGACCGGAGGTACCCTTAGTCAAAGGCATAGTCGACCGATTTTCCGCAGCGGGTTTGAAGTGCTTTGGACCGACCGCTCAAGCCGCGCAATTGGAAGGCTCCAAATCGTTCTGCAAGGATTTTATGATCCGCCACAGCATCCCGACAGCCGCATATAAAAGCTTCACTGAAGTCGAACCGGCAATCGCTTATATCCGCGAAAATGGCGCCCCCATCGTCGTTAAAGCCGATGGCTTGGCTGCCGGTAAAGGTGTGGTCGTCGCCCAGTCTGAACAACAGGCGATAGATGCCGTCCAAGATATGCTATCCGGTAATACCTTTGGCACTGCTGGCCATCGGGTGGTGATTGAAGAATTTTTGGATGGAGAGGAAGCCAGTTTCATCGTCATCGCCGACGGCTTGCATGCCTTGGCCATGGCCACATCTCAGGATCACAAGGCTCGCGATAACGGCGATCAAGGCCCCAATACCGGAGGCATGGGGGCTTATTCTCCCGCGCCTGTCGTGACGCCGGAGATCCACCAACGTGTCATGGATGAGGTAATTTTGCCCACCCTACAAGGCATGCGGGAAGATGGTAACGAATATACCGGCTTTCTCTACGCCGGCCTGATGATAGGTAAGAACGGTAGTATCAAAGTATTGGAATATAACTGCCGCTTTGGCGACCCGGAAACGCAACCGATCATGATGCGCTTAAAAAGCGATTTGGTTGAGCTTTGTCTTGCCGCTATAGACAAAAATCTTGATCATACGACTACAGAGTGGGACGAACGCCCCTCATTGGGTGTGGTGCTGGCAGCGGGCGGCTACCCCGACGACTATGCCAAAGGCAATCCGATTAATGGTTTACCAAGTGATATCAGTAGCGATTGCAAAGTGTTTCATGCAGGCACCAAACAAGTCGGCGACCAAGTAGTCACCGCAGGTGGCCGCGTACTATGCGCCTGCGCATTGGGCGACAGCATTACTCAAGCCCAAGAAAAAGCCTACGAGTTATGCCGACAAATCGACTGGCAGGATGTGTATTTTCGAACGGATATTGGTTTTAAAGCGATTAGATCAGAAACCGTTTAA
- the purH gene encoding bifunctional phosphoribosylaminoimidazolecarboxamide formyltransferase/IMP cyclohydrolase, with translation MNPPLGISKKVTRALVSVSDKTGILEFCRELNHLGIELLSTGGTAKLLAENNIAVTEVSDYTGFPEMMDGRVKTLHPKVHGGILGRRGIDDGVMAENGIKAIDMVVVNLYPFEQTVAKPDCDLETAIENIDIGGPSMIRGAAKNHNDVAIVVDPIDYPKILAELQANASALSHDTRFKLALKSFEHTARYDTMIAAYLSKVLDRGDFPETLNLQFHRLQNMRYGENPHQNAAFYGEKNPPTGSIASAKQLQGKELSYNNIADADAALECVKAFNDQPACVIVKHANPCGVAVSGDIFDAYNLAYATDPTSAFGGIIAFNRELDEQTATEIARRQFVEVIIAPAISAGAKTALAKKQNVRVLETGYWSDKSESTLDLKRVAGGLLVQDKDTGAISAADLKVVSKRAPTEQELADLLFVWKVAKFVKSNAIVYGKNGQTVGIGAGQMSRVYSAKIAGIKAADEGLVVPGSVMASDAFFPFRDGIDAAAAAGITAVIHPGGSMRDAEVIAAADEHNIAMVLTGMRHFRH, from the coding sequence ATGAATCCCCCTTTGGGCATAAGTAAAAAAGTGACCCGCGCTCTGGTCAGCGTCTCCGACAAAACAGGTATTCTGGAGTTTTGCCGAGAACTAAACCACCTGGGCATCGAGCTACTATCCACCGGCGGCACGGCTAAATTGCTAGCCGAAAACAATATTGCCGTTACCGAAGTATCCGACTACACCGGTTTCCCGGAAATGATGGACGGCCGCGTTAAAACTCTGCATCCCAAAGTTCACGGCGGCATTCTAGGTCGGCGCGGCATCGATGACGGAGTGATGGCCGAGAACGGCATCAAAGCCATCGATATGGTGGTGGTGAACTTGTATCCGTTCGAGCAAACCGTCGCAAAACCAGATTGCGACCTGGAAACCGCGATAGAAAATATCGACATTGGCGGCCCAAGCATGATCCGGGGCGCAGCCAAGAACCATAACGACGTGGCTATCGTTGTCGATCCTATCGATTACCCGAAAATTTTGGCCGAGTTACAAGCTAATGCAAGCGCCCTAAGCCACGATACCCGTTTTAAATTGGCGCTAAAGAGCTTCGAGCATACCGCGCGTTACGATACGATGATTGCCGCTTACCTCAGTAAAGTCCTCGATCGCGGTGATTTCCCGGAAACTCTAAATCTGCAATTCCATCGCCTACAGAACATGCGTTACGGAGAAAATCCGCATCAAAATGCAGCTTTTTATGGTGAAAAAAATCCACCGACTGGCAGCATCGCTAGCGCCAAGCAATTGCAAGGCAAAGAACTGTCTTACAATAATATTGCCGATGCCGATGCGGCATTGGAATGCGTCAAAGCATTTAACGACCAACCAGCCTGCGTAATCGTCAAACACGCCAATCCCTGCGGTGTCGCGGTAAGCGGCGACATTTTCGACGCCTACAACCTGGCGTACGCGACCGACCCGACTTCAGCATTTGGCGGCATCATCGCGTTCAACAGGGAACTAGACGAACAAACCGCGACAGAAATTGCGCGACGCCAGTTCGTCGAAGTCATCATCGCGCCGGCAATATCCGCTGGGGCGAAAACGGCGTTGGCCAAAAAGCAAAATGTCCGCGTGCTCGAAACGGGCTACTGGTCGGATAAAAGTGAATCGACCCTAGATTTAAAACGCGTCGCCGGCGGCTTATTAGTTCAGGATAAGGACACGGGCGCTATCAGCGCCGCCGACTTAAAAGTAGTCAGCAAGCGAGCCCCAACCGAACAAGAATTGGCAGATCTATTATTCGTCTGGAAAGTCGCTAAATTCGTTAAATCCAATGCCATCGTTTACGGCAAAAACGGCCAGACCGTCGGCATTGGCGCCGGACAAATGAGCCGAGTCTATTCGGCAAAAATCGCCGGCATCAAGGCCGCCGATGAAGGCTTAGTGGTACCAGGTTCGGTCATGGCCTCCGACGCCTTCTTCCCATTCCGCGACGGCATCGACGCGGCAGCGGCGGCAGGCATAACTGCGGTAATCCATCCAGGCGGCTCGATGCGCGACGCAGAAGTGATCGCAGCGGCTGACGAGCACAATATTGCAATGGTATTGACCGGCATGCGGCATTTCAGACATTAA
- a CDS encoding helix-turn-helix domain-containing protein, whose protein sequence is MGKHLTHKVTGSEQTLSDHVRHCVEDYFAHLNGHDSSGLYHLVLAEVERPLLETTLKHCDYNQSKAAIILGLSRSTLRKKLEHYGIG, encoded by the coding sequence GTCACCGGCAGCGAGCAAACGCTGTCTGACCATGTCCGTCATTGCGTCGAAGACTATTTCGCCCACCTCAACGGGCACGATTCCAGCGGCTTATATCATTTGGTGTTAGCAGAAGTGGAAAGACCTTTGTTGGAAACCACGCTGAAACACTGCGATTACAATCAAAGCAAAGCCGCGATTATCCTGGGCCTCAGCCGCAGCACCTTACGCAAGAAGCTTGAACATTACGGCATAGGTTAA